One segment of Desulfosudis oleivorans Hxd3 DNA contains the following:
- a CDS encoding pyruvate formate lyase family protein — MNANRKGMTNMLANLFFRFFAANFNLRPALNRYLSCDDGPINFTFGIRTESGSVEQAVQFENGRVRVLKKMPEKPDAQLVFVDEAAVKEAATQPPNKLMLALMENRMVTRGNLGYLQLMNFYLSLLLKKVQVGKLQKEAKREKRDYDPAEASQKSINKKNKDRLSATATDPGVRFLADPYLADYSLDDFPRLKTFLDIHLKTRPALCHERPEILTRWYRENGFETDKNGEPWVAEIRQAHALKYLMENRKPLIRENDLVAGTTTAQEIGVVLYPDAHGTMIWGELLTAPHRPLNPYDVSPNTIDVLHNSVFPFWLNRNFREWVRDNKGYPDCQKLDERFAACFLWKTVALSHTILDYPTLLSLGTKGIMAQIDAEIGRTSEADAEKHTTLRAMKLTLEGINAYAKNLAAEAHRLAGMEKDPARKKELVRLADICRKVPENPAATLDEAINAIWIVWVGVHMENTNAGFSLGRMDQWLQPYFEADMAALKNENEQKDYIRRAIELVGCFYMRCTDHLPLIPDIGNYLFGGSSSDQAITLGGVTPDGEDAVNDMTYIFLKVTEMLSIRDPNVNARYNREKNSDAYLARLCEVNLNTAATPSIHNDEAVMASLAEFNYPAEHLRDWAATGCVEPTLSGRHIGHTNCMMFNMVAALEMALNNGRHPLMRWDLGPKTGDVTTGHFKDFESFFEAFATQLGFLADQTCEYNNLLGQAHQTIRPTPYISALIQGPKEKGRDVTKGGALYNSSGVACIGLADITDSMMVIKKLVFDGKQVSFGDLHRALAANFENEPALLAIIKNKIPLFGSGDKEALAMANRIIRLAHDIFGAHTNYRGGPYTAGFWSMSNHVAFGTLTGALPSGRLAGKAFTPGLTPEPHSSPSILDNLRDVAGLDPTAMNNNIAFNVKVVPAPGESHAQTVNTLCSYTKAYTGLGGMQMQLNVVSSDTLRDAMEHPENYQNLLVRISGYNAYFVSLNREMQIELIERAEFGM, encoded by the coding sequence ATGAATGCAAACCGTAAAGGCATGACCAATATGCTGGCCAACCTGTTTTTCCGGTTTTTTGCCGCCAACTTCAACCTTCGGCCCGCGTTGAACCGTTACCTTTCGTGCGATGACGGGCCCATCAATTTTACCTTCGGCATTCGCACCGAAAGCGGCAGCGTGGAACAGGCTGTTCAGTTTGAAAACGGCCGAGTCCGTGTACTGAAAAAAATGCCGGAAAAACCCGACGCTCAACTGGTGTTTGTGGACGAAGCCGCGGTAAAGGAGGCGGCCACCCAGCCCCCCAACAAGCTGATGCTGGCCCTGATGGAAAACCGCATGGTCACCCGGGGCAACCTGGGCTACCTCCAGCTGATGAACTTTTACCTGTCGCTGCTGTTAAAAAAGGTACAGGTGGGAAAGCTGCAAAAAGAGGCCAAACGGGAAAAGCGGGATTACGATCCAGCCGAAGCGTCTCAGAAAAGCATTAACAAAAAAAACAAAGACCGGCTGTCGGCCACGGCCACGGACCCCGGGGTCCGGTTTCTTGCCGACCCCTACCTGGCGGATTACAGCCTGGACGACTTTCCCCGGCTCAAAACCTTTCTGGATATTCATTTAAAGACCCGACCCGCCCTCTGCCACGAGCGGCCCGAAATCCTGACCCGGTGGTACAGGGAAAATGGTTTTGAAACCGACAAAAACGGCGAGCCCTGGGTGGCCGAGATTCGCCAGGCCCATGCCTTAAAATACCTGATGGAAAACCGCAAACCCCTCATTCGGGAAAACGACCTGGTGGCTGGCACCACCACCGCCCAAGAGATCGGCGTGGTGCTCTACCCGGACGCCCACGGCACCATGATCTGGGGTGAACTGCTTACCGCCCCCCACAGGCCCTTAAACCCCTACGACGTTTCCCCGAACACCATTGACGTGCTGCACAACTCCGTGTTTCCCTTCTGGCTGAACCGCAATTTCCGCGAATGGGTGCGGGACAACAAAGGCTATCCTGACTGTCAGAAACTCGACGAGCGGTTTGCCGCCTGCTTTTTGTGGAAAACCGTGGCCCTTTCCCACACCATTCTTGATTACCCGACCCTGCTCTCTCTGGGCACAAAAGGCATCATGGCCCAAATCGACGCCGAGATTGGCCGCACCAGCGAGGCGGACGCGGAAAAGCACACCACCCTGCGGGCCATGAAGCTGACCCTGGAGGGCATCAACGCCTACGCGAAAAACCTGGCCGCTGAAGCCCACCGGCTGGCAGGCATGGAAAAAGACCCGGCCCGCAAAAAAGAGCTGGTCCGGCTGGCCGACATCTGCCGAAAGGTGCCGGAAAACCCGGCCGCCACCCTGGATGAAGCGATCAACGCCATCTGGATCGTCTGGGTGGGGGTTCACATGGAAAACACCAACGCCGGTTTTTCCCTGGGCCGCATGGACCAGTGGCTGCAACCCTATTTTGAGGCGGACATGGCAGCCCTGAAAAACGAAAACGAACAGAAGGACTATATCCGCCGCGCCATCGAGCTTGTCGGGTGCTTCTACATGCGATGCACCGACCACCTGCCCCTGATTCCGGACATCGGCAACTACCTGTTCGGCGGCAGCTCATCGGACCAGGCCATCACCCTGGGCGGGGTGACCCCGGACGGCGAGGACGCGGTCAACGACATGACCTACATCTTTTTAAAGGTCACGGAGATGCTCTCCATTCGGGACCCCAACGTCAATGCCCGGTACAACCGCGAAAAAAACAGCGACGCTTATCTTGCGCGGCTCTGCGAGGTGAACCTGAACACCGCGGCCACCCCCTCCATTCACAATGACGAGGCGGTCATGGCCTCGCTGGCCGAATTCAACTACCCGGCCGAGCACCTGCGGGACTGGGCCGCCACCGGGTGCGTGGAGCCCACCCTTTCCGGCCGTCACATCGGCCACACCAACTGCATGATGTTCAACATGGTGGCGGCCCTTGAAATGGCCTTGAACAACGGGCGCCACCCCCTGATGCGCTGGGACCTGGGCCCCAAAACAGGGGACGTGACCACCGGCCATTTCAAGGATTTTGAATCGTTTTTCGAGGCCTTTGCAACCCAGCTTGGATTTCTGGCCGACCAGACCTGCGAGTACAACAACCTGCTGGGCCAGGCCCACCAGACAATCCGGCCCACGCCATACATCTCGGCCCTGATCCAGGGCCCGAAAGAAAAAGGCAGGGATGTCACCAAAGGCGGGGCCCTTTACAACTCGTCAGGCGTGGCCTGCATCGGTCTTGCCGACATCACCGACTCCATGATGGTGATCAAGAAACTGGTGTTCGACGGCAAGCAGGTCTCCTTTGGCGATCTTCACCGGGCCCTGGCCGCCAATTTTGAAAACGAACCGGCCCTGCTGGCGATCATCAAAAACAAAATTCCCCTGTTCGGGTCCGGCGACAAAGAGGCCCTGGCCATGGCCAACCGCATCATCCGGCTGGCCCACGACATTTTCGGGGCCCACACCAACTACCGGGGCGGCCCCTATACCGCGGGGTTCTGGTCCATGTCCAACCACGTGGCCTTCGGCACCCTGACCGGAGCACTGCCGTCGGGACGACTGGCCGGCAAGGCCTTTACACCGGGCCTGACCCCTGAACCCCATTCTTCCCCCAGTATTTTAGACAACCTGCGCGACGTGGCCGGCCTGGACCCCACCGCCATGAACAACAACATCGCCTTTAACGTCAAGGTGGTGCCGGCGCCGGGCGAGTCCCATGCCCAGACCGTCAACACCCTCTGCTCCTATACCAAGGCCTATACCGGCCTGGGCGGCATGCAGATGCAACTCAACGTGGTGTCGTCGGACACGCTGCGCGACGCCATGGAACACCCGGAAAACTACCAGAACCTGCTGGTGCGCATATCGGGATACAACGCCTATTTTGTCTCGCTGAACCGGGAGATGCAGATAGAGCTGATTGAACGGGCTGAATTCGGCATGTGA
- a CDS encoding acetyl-CoA C-acetyltransferase, with amino-acid sequence MREAVIVSAVRTPLGAFNGALAGVGATRLGAIVIQEAVDRAGIDAAAVNEVIMGMVLPCGYGQNPARQAAVQSGLPWEAECVTVNKVCGSGLKAVMLAAQAIAVGDADVVVAGGMETMSMAPYYLEKARFGYRMGPGAIQDHMVHDGLWDVVNDFHMGISNELCSEKYAVSREDQDRYAAETYRRSLDAVTSGRFADEIVPVPVMGRKGETVLFSTDECPQETSYETLARMKPAFKKDGVGTAGNASVISDGAAAVVVMSREKAAEFGCKPLAVIGAQASYGIDMKYVLMAPVWAIPKCLKKEGLAMGDIDLFEINEAFSGSTVGVIRELGLDPAKVNVNGGSVALGHPIGASGCRVLVTLLYEMARRKAKTGLASLCLGGGEAVALIVKRD; translated from the coding sequence ATGAGAGAAGCGGTGATTGTCAGTGCGGTGCGCACCCCGCTGGGCGCGTTTAACGGCGCTTTGGCCGGGGTTGGCGCCACCCGGCTGGGTGCTATTGTGATTCAGGAGGCTGTGGACCGGGCCGGCATTGATGCGGCAGCGGTCAACGAGGTGATTATGGGCATGGTGCTGCCCTGCGGGTACGGCCAGAATCCGGCCAGACAGGCGGCGGTTCAGTCGGGCCTGCCCTGGGAGGCTGAATGTGTCACCGTGAACAAGGTGTGCGGGTCGGGCCTAAAGGCCGTGATGCTGGCGGCCCAGGCCATTGCCGTAGGAGATGCCGATGTGGTGGTGGCCGGCGGCATGGAGACCATGAGCATGGCGCCTTATTACCTTGAAAAGGCCCGTTTCGGCTACCGCATGGGGCCGGGCGCCATTCAGGACCACATGGTGCATGACGGGCTGTGGGACGTGGTCAACGACTTTCACATGGGCATATCCAATGAGCTGTGCTCGGAAAAATATGCTGTCAGCCGGGAGGATCAGGACCGGTACGCGGCAGAGACCTATCGCCGGTCACTGGATGCCGTGACATCGGGCCGGTTTGCCGATGAGATTGTGCCGGTGCCGGTGATGGGCAGAAAAGGGGAGACCGTGCTCTTTTCCACTGACGAGTGCCCCCAGGAAACTTCCTACGAAACCCTGGCCCGCATGAAACCGGCCTTTAAGAAAGACGGCGTGGGCACGGCGGGCAATGCCTCGGTGATCAGTGATGGCGCCGCCGCAGTGGTGGTGATGTCCAGGGAAAAGGCGGCAGAATTCGGGTGCAAACCTTTGGCCGTGATCGGAGCTCAGGCATCTTACGGTATTGACATGAAATACGTGCTGATGGCACCGGTGTGGGCCATTCCCAAGTGTTTAAAAAAGGAAGGCCTTGCCATGGGCGACATCGACCTGTTTGAGATCAACGAGGCCTTTTCCGGCTCCACCGTGGGCGTGATCCGGGAACTGGGCCTTGACCCGGCAAAGGTCAACGTCAACGGCGGCAGCGTGGCCCTGGGCCATCCCATCGGCGCCAGCGGGTGCCGGGTGCTGGTGACCCTGCTGTATGAAATGGCCCGGCGTAAGGCGAAAACCGGGCTGGCCTCTCTCTGCCTGGGCGGCGGTGAGGCCGTGGCCCTGATTGTGAAAAGGGATTGA
- a CDS encoding NAD-dependent epimerase/dehydratase family protein, with amino-acid sequence MNSSKQMAQPVLVTGATGFIGSQVVHKLLEQDMAVKALVLPDEALPAAWGDRVEVVRGGISESGAVAKAVSGAGTIIHLAAVVSDWGDEKKYWEFTVEGSRLVFEQAAKTGARVVLVSSVVVYGDNVRKQVCHEDVGYGKTFGPYSRTKQAQEKLAWEYHRKKNLALTVVRPGNVYGPRSGPWLHDVVNVLRSGAPGLISGGNMNAGLAYVDNVADLFLLAGASDTALGRAYNAADGTKVTWRRYFEDIAAMIGAKKPGSVPRPAAALSAFVFEKTWKLFGIQKRPPVTRDALNLVGSDNRFPIDRARKELGYAPKVSYEEGLKRIREYIDKESIR; translated from the coding sequence ATGAACAGTTCAAAACAGATGGCCCAGCCCGTGCTGGTGACCGGGGCCACCGGCTTTATCGGCAGCCAGGTGGTTCACAAGCTGCTGGAGCAGGATATGGCGGTCAAGGCACTGGTGCTGCCGGACGAAGCCCTGCCCGCTGCCTGGGGCGACCGGGTGGAAGTGGTACGGGGCGGCATCTCGGAGTCCGGGGCTGTGGCAAAGGCCGTTTCCGGAGCCGGGACCATCATTCATCTGGCCGCGGTGGTGTCGGACTGGGGGGATGAAAAAAAATACTGGGAGTTTACCGTGGAGGGCAGCCGCCTGGTGTTTGAACAGGCCGCAAAAACCGGAGCCCGGGTGGTGCTGGTCTCCAGTGTGGTGGTGTACGGCGACAATGTCCGCAAGCAAGTGTGTCACGAAGATGTGGGTTACGGAAAAACCTTTGGCCCTTACAGCCGCACCAAGCAGGCCCAGGAAAAGCTGGCATGGGAGTACCACAGGAAAAAGAACCTGGCCCTGACCGTGGTGCGGCCCGGCAATGTCTACGGACCGCGTTCCGGCCCCTGGCTTCATGACGTGGTCAATGTTTTACGCAGCGGCGCGCCGGGTCTTATCTCCGGCGGCAACATGAACGCCGGCCTTGCCTACGTGGACAACGTGGCCGACCTGTTCCTCCTGGCCGGGGCCAGTGACACGGCCCTGGGCCGGGCCTACAACGCCGCCGACGGAACTAAAGTCACCTGGCGCCGTTATTTTGAGGACATCGCCGCCATGATCGGCGCGAAAAAACCGGGATCCGTACCCCGGCCGGCGGCGGCCCTGAGCGCCTTTGTATTTGAAAAAACATGGAAGCTCTTCGGCATTCAGAAACGGCCGCCCGTGACCCGGGACGCTCTGAACCTGGTGGGATCGGACAACCGCTTTCCCATTGACCGGGCCAGGAAAGAACTGGGCTATGCGCCAAAGGTCTCTTATGAAGAGGGGCTGAAGCGGATTCGGGAGTATATTGATAAGGAAAGTATCCGATAA
- a CDS encoding TetR/AcrR family transcriptional regulator: MKAATGTHHDVPTQVKDPALVERRRRQIVDASVALFVKNGYHNTTTRQIAKATGFSIGSLYEYVSTKEDVLYLVCDAIHAEMEKAVTRVVSDQVPGPDMLRDAVRGYFAVCDTMSDHIVLIYQVTQFLSDKWKKRVLDNEIRVTGRFRQLLEDVIAKEQFVGIDARQIDLAAHNIAVLGHAWAFRRWFYLKHYSLAEYTEFQIRNILGAISENFHNSINKGK; encoded by the coding sequence GTGAAGGCCGCAACCGGTACGCATCACGACGTTCCCACCCAGGTCAAGGACCCGGCCCTGGTGGAAAGAAGGCGGCGGCAGATCGTGGACGCTTCCGTGGCCCTGTTTGTAAAAAACGGGTACCACAACACCACCACCCGCCAGATCGCCAAAGCCACCGGGTTTTCCATCGGCAGCCTGTATGAGTATGTCTCCACCAAGGAGGATGTGCTTTACCTGGTGTGCGACGCCATTCACGCGGAGATGGAGAAGGCCGTGACCCGGGTGGTATCGGACCAGGTGCCCGGACCGGATATGCTGCGGGACGCGGTGCGCGGTTATTTTGCCGTGTGCGACACCATGAGCGACCACATTGTGCTGATCTACCAGGTGACCCAGTTTCTTTCAGACAAGTGGAAAAAAAGGGTGCTGGACAATGAAATCCGGGTCACCGGCCGTTTCCGGCAACTGCTGGAAGACGTGATCGCCAAGGAGCAGTTTGTCGGCATCGACGCCCGGCAGATTGATCTGGCGGCCCACAACATCGCTGTGCTGGGCCATGCCTGGGCTTTTCGCCGCTGGTTTTACCTGAAGCACTACTCTCTTGCCGAGTACACCGAGTTTCAGATTCGAAATATTCTGGGCGCGATTTCCGAAAATTTTCACAATTCCATCAACAAGGGGAAATAA
- a CDS encoding glycyl-radical enzyme activating protein, producing the protein MTNTQTPLVLDIKGNSLDDGPGIRSVIFFKGCPLSCVWCHNPESKKAGPEIAFDKGRCIDCGACRETCPEQALSKANPFYIDRKRCTLCFACVAACPSGALEQVGKEMPVTDILEQVLPDKPFFDASGGGVTLSGGEPTLFMDFTADLLTAIKREDIHTLVETCGLFDAERFVTMLYPMLDTIYFDIKIIDPTAHKTYCGVPNDRILANFATLFARAPKDGKTLLPRTPLIPGITDTEKNITDIAAFLKKLGVTQSALLAYNPLWHDKTDKIGTPDPYKTDKAMTAFADNSVLEKSRKIFAEAGIET; encoded by the coding sequence ATGACAAACACACAAACTCCATTGGTCCTGGATATCAAGGGCAACAGCCTGGATGACGGGCCGGGCATCCGGTCGGTGATCTTTTTCAAAGGATGCCCGCTTTCCTGTGTCTGGTGCCACAATCCGGAAAGCAAAAAAGCCGGACCTGAAATTGCCTTTGATAAAGGCCGGTGCATCGACTGCGGCGCCTGCAGGGAAACCTGCCCGGAGCAGGCCCTGTCAAAAGCCAACCCTTTTTACATTGACAGAAAGAGATGCACCCTCTGCTTTGCGTGTGTCGCCGCCTGTCCCTCCGGCGCCCTGGAACAGGTGGGCAAAGAGATGCCGGTCACCGACATCCTTGAACAGGTGCTGCCGGACAAACCGTTTTTTGACGCATCCGGCGGCGGGGTCACCCTGTCCGGTGGCGAGCCCACGCTGTTTATGGACTTTACCGCCGACCTGCTGACAGCCATCAAACGCGAAGACATTCACACCCTGGTAGAGACCTGCGGCCTGTTTGACGCAGAACGTTTCGTGACGATGCTCTACCCCATGCTCGACACCATCTACTTTGATATAAAGATTATCGACCCAACGGCCCACAAAACCTATTGCGGCGTTCCCAACGACCGGATTCTGGCCAACTTTGCAACCCTGTTTGCGCGGGCCCCAAAAGACGGAAAAACCCTTCTGCCCCGAACCCCCCTGATTCCGGGCATCACCGACACCGAAAAAAACATCACCGATATTGCCGCGTTTCTGAAAAAACTGGGCGTCACCCAGTCGGCCCTGCTTGCCTACAACCCTTTGTGGCATGACAAAACCGACAAGATCGGCACACCCGACCCTTATAAAACCGACAAGGCCATGACCGCCTTTGCCGACAACAGCGTGCTTGAAAAAAGCAGAAAAATTTTTGCCGAAGCCGGCATTGAAACATAA
- a CDS encoding TetR/AcrR family transcriptional regulator, protein MPKAARTPQEVEQTRERILDTALDIIIKDGFENLSLRKIASRLGVTPTTLYNYYSNKDELNLMIRVRGFEKLFALLTKQAGPHSDIEARFGAMIRGYVTFGLTYPSYYDLMFNLHTPKYLDYVGTDIEPLAHHEKQTALKCLALFIEPLEAYIPGKGVKRDRFILHQVVRFWSDLHGLITLHNSRLFHEVIDTVDTFIKQRTTELIDTLLQLKQRVDTGEALF, encoded by the coding sequence ATGCCCAAAGCAGCCAGAACACCCCAGGAAGTGGAACAGACCCGTGAGCGGATTCTGGACACGGCCCTTGACATCATCATCAAGGACGGTTTTGAAAACTTAAGCCTGCGCAAGATCGCCTCCCGCCTGGGCGTGACCCCCACCACCCTTTACAACTACTATTCCAATAAAGATGAACTCAACCTGATGATCCGGGTGCGGGGCTTTGAAAAACTTTTTGCCCTGCTGACAAAACAGGCCGGCCCCCATTCCGACATTGAGGCCCGGTTCGGCGCCATGATCCGTGGCTACGTAACGTTCGGCCTGACCTATCCCAGCTACTACGACCTCATGTTCAACCTGCACACACCCAAGTACCTCGACTATGTGGGCACCGACATTGAGCCCCTGGCCCATCATGAAAAGCAGACCGCCTTAAAATGCCTGGCCCTTTTTATCGAGCCCCTGGAAGCCTATATTCCGGGAAAGGGAGTGAAAAGGGACCGGTTTATCCTTCACCAGGTGGTGCGATTCTGGTCCGACCTCCATGGCCTGATCACCCTTCACAACAGCCGGCTTTTTCATGAAGTGATCGATACTGTGGACACGTTTATCAAACAGCGCACCACCGAACTGATTGACACGCTGCTGCAACTCAAACAGCGCGTGGATACCGGTGAAGCACTGTTCTGA
- the icmF gene encoding fused isobutyryl-CoA mutase/GTPase IcmF produces the protein MDQSTYKPKHAVRVVTATSLFDGHDAAINIMRRMLQDTGVEVIHLGHNRSATEIVDAAVAEDAHGIAVSSYQGGHMEFFKYILELLKEKDAAHIKVFGGGGGVIVPDEIRELEACGVTKIYSPDDGANMGLQGMINHMVRQLDFVTVGRKKVDLSHLSVDRPLEVARMITRAGLKSPQSGGLAKTAKRLLAAQARERRVPVVGITGTGGAGKSSLTDELILRFLMDTKKLRVAVLCVDPSRRKSGGALLGDRIRMNAITDSRVYMRSLATRASATELPPAMADIIHIVKAAGFDLVMVETAGIGQGDSRIHDLVDVSLYVMTSEFGAASQLEKIDMLDFADIVAINKFDKQGSEDALRDVRKQLQRNRKSFDLPVETMPVFGTMAARFNDEGVTALYHGLLDAICQKTGVNWTSSLTRPVVTTSGARSIIVPPERVRYLSEIADTVRAYHGRTADQADALRACWHLEEVKQRLAAEGDKPSARALDKTLADARKKVTAETLGLMKQWDEMRAHHDSGEMVYSVRGREIKAPLYCRSLSGTPVPRVSLPDFADPGQRYQWMRQENLPGRFPYTAGVYPLKRSEEDPTRMFAGEGDPARTNRRFKLLSENSEAKRLSTAFDSVTLYGYDPEKRPDIYGKVGTSGVSVCSLEDVKTLYDGFDLCAPNTSVSMTINGPAPIMLAMFFNAAIDQQVEKAEAKKKRKLSAVERIDIVKHVLSTIRGTVQADILKEDQGQNTCIFSVAFALKMMGDIQDFFIKNRVRNFYSVSVSGYHIAEAGANPITQLAFTLANGFTYLEYYLSRGMDIDNFAPNFSFFFSNGMDPEYTVIGRVARRIWAVALKEKYGAAERSRMLKYHIQTSGRSLHSREIQFNDIRTTLQALCAIYDNCNSLHTNAYDEAITTPSDESVRRALAIQQIINREWGLAKNENPNQGSFIVEELTKLVEEAVLMEFDRITARGGVLGAMETGYQRSRIQEESMHYERLKHTGELPVVGVNTFLRPDSADGGETGPLVLARATEAEKRSQLRRLAAFHKKNANRSEQALEELKQTVLSGENIFARLMETVRCCSLGQITQTLYRVGGQYRRGM, from the coding sequence ATGGATCAGTCGACCTATAAGCCGAAACACGCCGTCCGGGTGGTGACCGCCACCTCCCTGTTTGACGGCCATGACGCGGCCATCAACATCATGCGCCGCATGCTTCAGGACACCGGGGTGGAGGTGATTCACCTGGGTCACAACCGCTCGGCCACTGAAATCGTGGACGCGGCTGTTGCCGAGGATGCCCATGGCATTGCCGTTTCCAGCTACCAGGGCGGTCACATGGAGTTTTTTAAATACATTCTCGAGCTGCTGAAAGAGAAGGATGCGGCCCATATAAAGGTGTTCGGCGGCGGCGGCGGCGTGATCGTGCCCGACGAAATTCGCGAACTGGAGGCCTGCGGTGTGACAAAGATATATTCACCCGACGACGGGGCGAATATGGGCTTGCAGGGCATGATCAACCACATGGTACGGCAGCTTGATTTTGTCACGGTGGGCCGGAAAAAGGTGGACCTGTCACACCTGTCCGTTGACCGTCCCCTGGAAGTGGCCCGAATGATTACCCGGGCCGGCCTTAAAAGCCCGCAATCCGGCGGCCTGGCCAAGACGGCCAAAAGGCTCCTGGCGGCTCAGGCCCGGGAGCGCCGGGTGCCGGTGGTGGGCATTACCGGTACCGGTGGCGCGGGAAAATCGTCTCTCACCGATGAGCTGATCCTGCGGTTTCTGATGGACACGAAAAAGCTTCGCGTGGCGGTCCTCTGCGTGGACCCCTCCCGGCGCAAGAGCGGCGGGGCGTTGCTGGGAGACCGGATTCGCATGAACGCCATCACCGATTCCCGTGTCTACATGCGCAGCCTGGCCACACGGGCGTCCGCGACCGAGCTGCCCCCGGCCATGGCCGACATCATTCATATTGTCAAGGCCGCCGGGTTTGACCTGGTGATGGTGGAAACCGCGGGCATCGGCCAGGGGGACTCCCGCATTCATGACCTGGTGGATGTGTCGCTTTACGTGATGACCAGCGAATTCGGGGCCGCTTCCCAGCTTGAGAAAATCGACATGCTGGACTTTGCCGATATTGTGGCCATCAATAAATTTGACAAGCAGGGGTCCGAGGACGCCCTTCGGGACGTTCGCAAGCAGCTTCAGCGTAATCGCAAGTCCTTTGATTTACCGGTGGAAACCATGCCGGTGTTCGGCACCATGGCGGCCCGGTTCAACGATGAAGGGGTCACGGCCCTGTATCACGGCCTGCTGGACGCCATTTGCCAGAAAACCGGGGTAAACTGGACATCGTCTCTGACCCGGCCCGTTGTAACCACTTCCGGGGCCAGGTCTATTATCGTGCCGCCGGAACGGGTCCGCTATCTTTCCGAGATTGCCGACACGGTGCGGGCCTACCACGGCCGCACTGCGGACCAGGCCGACGCCCTAAGGGCGTGCTGGCACCTTGAGGAGGTAAAACAGCGCCTGGCCGCCGAAGGCGACAAACCATCGGCCAGGGCCCTGGACAAGACCCTGGCCGATGCCAGGAAAAAGGTGACGGCTGAAACGCTGGGCCTGATGAAGCAGTGGGACGAGATGCGGGCCCATCACGACAGCGGCGAAATGGTCTACAGTGTCAGAGGACGCGAGATCAAAGCCCCGCTTTATTGCCGGTCCCTGTCCGGCACGCCTGTTCCCAGAGTATCCCTGCCCGACTTTGCCGATCCGGGCCAGCGGTATCAATGGATGCGCCAGGAGAATCTGCCGGGCCGGTTTCCTTACACGGCCGGGGTCTACCCCCTTAAACGGTCCGAAGAAGACCCCACCCGCATGTTTGCCGGTGAAGGGGACCCGGCCCGGACCAACCGGCGCTTTAAGCTGCTGTCGGAAAATTCAGAGGCCAAGCGGCTTTCCACGGCCTTTGATTCAGTGACCCTGTACGGTTACGACCCGGAAAAGCGGCCCGACATCTACGGCAAGGTGGGCACCTCCGGGGTGAGCGTATGCTCGCTGGAGGACGTAAAGACCCTTTATGACGGGTTTGACCTGTGCGCGCCCAACACATCGGTTTCCATGACCATCAACGGCCCGGCCCCGATCATGCTGGCCATGTTTTTTAATGCCGCCATTGATCAGCAGGTGGAAAAGGCCGAGGCAAAAAAGAAAAGAAAGCTGTCGGCCGTTGAGCGGATCGACATCGTCAAGCACGTGCTTTCCACCATTCGGGGGACGGTCCAGGCCGACATTTTAAAAGAGGACCAGGGTCAGAATACCTGCATTTTTTCCGTGGCGTTCGCGCTTAAAATGATGGGCGACATTCAGGACTTTTTCATCAAAAACCGTGTGCGAAACTTCTATTCTGTTTCGGTGTCCGGCTATCATATTGCCGAGGCCGGTGCCAACCCCATCACCCAGCTGGCCTTTACCCTGGCCAACGGGTTTACCTACCTGGAGTATTACCTTTCACGGGGCATGGACATCGACAATTTTGCCCCCAATTTTTCATTCTTCTTTTCCAACGGCATGGACCCGGAATACACGGTGATCGGCCGTGTGGCCCGCCGCATCTGGGCCGTGGCCTTGAAGGAAAAATACGGGGCTGCCGAGCGGTCCCGCATGCTCAAGTACCATATTCAGACATCGGGCCGGTCCCTGCACAGCCGGGAGATTCAGTTCAACGATATCCGCACCACGCTTCAGGCCCTGTGCGCCATCTACGATAACTGCAACAGCCTTCACACCAACGCTTATGACGAGGCCATTACTACGCCCAGCGACGAATCGGTACGCCGGGCCCTGGCCATTCAGCAGATCATCAACCGGGAATGGGGGCTGGCCAAAAACGAGAACCCCAACCAGGGCAGCTTTATCGTGGAAGAGCTGACAAAGCTGGTGGAAGAGGCGGTGCTGATGGAATTCGACCGGATCACGGCCCGGGGCGGGGTTCTGGGTGCCATGGAAACCGGGTACCAGCGCAGCCGCATTCAGGAAGAGTCCATGCACTATGAACGGCTCAAGCATACCGGAGAACTGCCGGTGGTGGGGGTCAATACTTTCCTGCGGCCAGACAGCGCGGACGGCGGCGAGACCGGCCCCCTGGTGCTGGCCAGGGCCACGGAGGCGGAAAAGCGGTCCCAGCTTCGGCGCCTGGCCGCCTTTCACAAAAAGAACGCCAACCGGTCGGAACAGGCTTTAGAAGAGTTGAAGCAGACCGTTCTTTCCGGGGAAAATATTTTCGCCCGCCTGATGGAGACGGTGCGGTGTTGTTCTCTGGGCCAGATCACGCAGACGTTGTACCGGGTGGGGGGGCAATACAGGAGAGGGATGTAA